A part of Tigriopus californicus strain San Diego chromosome 10, Tcal_SD_v2.1, whole genome shotgun sequence genomic DNA contains:
- the LOC131888510 gene encoding RNA-binding protein 1-like, with the protein MSRHRDWDITCKVYIGNLGNNASKYELEDAFSKYGPLRNVWVARNPPGFAFVEFEDPRDAEDSVRGTDGTRLCGSRIRVEMSSGQSRGGGGGGGGGGGRRGDRRGGREMGRGGGYRGGRSRSRSRSRDRGGAVAGGGGGGGRRRRSPSYRSMSRSRSRSGSPTGRPGRIGRARSRSGSRSD; encoded by the exons ATGTCCAGACATCGCGACTGGGATATCACCTGCAAGGTGTACATTGGCAACTTGGGCAACAACGCATCCAAGTACGAATTGGAGGACGCCTTCTCCAAGTACGGACCCCTACGAAATGTGTGGGTAGCTCGGAACCCGCCCGGTTTCGCTTTCGTCGAGTTCGAAGATCCTCGTGATGCCGAAGATTCTGTCCGGGGCACGGACGGCACTAGATTGTGCGGG AGCCGGATCCGAGTTGAAATGTCCAGTGGTCAAAGCCGAGGTGGGGGcggtggtggaggtggaggcggTGGACGCCGAGGAGATCGACGAGGTGGACGAGAAATGGGCCGTGGGGGCGGTTATAGAGGCGGACGTAGCCGATCTCGGTCTCGTAGCCGAGACCGTGGAGGTGCTGTGgctggaggaggaggtggcgGTGGACGCAGACGTCGTTCTCCGTCTTATCGTTCGATGTCTCGATCTCGCTCTCGCTCAGGAAGCCCTACTGGACGCCCAGGAAGAATAGGACGGGCCCGATCCCGTTCAGGTTCTCGATCTGATTAG
- the LOC131888023 gene encoding carboxypeptidase D-like, giving the protein MGRFTLTLTCVVASLCWSSAQRVSRQGARRACVADGIEMCSYENHNGMLQKLNNLALQYPRLAQVGSVGKSVQGRDLAYIKISGNVSSRNVMEPMFKFVGNMHGDETLGRQLNIYMAEYLLKNYATDSRIRQLVDNTEIFLMPTMNPDGYSSSSPSCGASIFQALSHVFSGNPRHNARNKDLNRNFPKQFDENQNVPFNELKRGREIETQHIMDWIKGNPFVLSANMHSGAMVASYPFDDSAAHQSKGRYSASPDDKFFRYVAKLYSQNHPQMGQGVNCRERFEDGITNGANWYDVPGGMQDFNYLHSNAFEITLELTCCKHIPASELAKGWSDNKESMLKYMEATHLGVKGMVLDGQTNIPVPNAQVHVEGINHPVTTTNKGEYWRLLAPGTYRLFATAPGYLQSLPVSVNVLEASPPQALISHFNLIKSKK; this is encoded by the exons ATGGGGAGATTCACACTCACCCTGACCTGTGTGGTGGCCTCTTTATGTTGGAGCTCAGCTCAACGGGTTTCCCGTCAGGGTGCCCGAAGAGCGTGTGTGGCCGATGGCATTGAAATGTGCAGTTATGAGAACCACAACGGGATGCTGCAAAAGTTGAACAATTTGGCATTGCAATACCCCAGATTGGCTCAGGTCGGGTCGGTGGGGAAAAGTGTTCAAGGTCGTGATCTTGCCTACATCAAGATCAGTGGAAATGTCTCCTCCCGAAATGTGATGGAGCCCATGTTCAAGTTTGTGGGGAACATGCATGGAGATGAGACCCTGGGCCGACAACTCAATATCTACATGGCCGAATATCTATTGAAGAACTATGCCACGGATAGTCGTATTCGCCAATTGGTAGATAACACCGAGATCTTCTTGATGCCAACCATGAACCCGGATGGATACTCGAGTTCCTCGCCATCTTGCGGGGCAAGCATCTTTCAGGCCCTGAGCCATGTCTTCAGTGGAAATCCAAGGCACAATGCCCGGAACAAAGATCTGAATCGAAATTTCCCCAAGCAATTTGacgagaaccaaaatgttcctttcaatgaattgaaacGAGGCAGGGAGATCGAAACACA GCATATTATGGACTGGATTAAGGGCAACCCGTTCGTTTTGTCAGCCAATATGCATTCCGGAGCCATGGTTGCCAGTTATCCTTTTGATGATTCTGCAGCTCATCAGTCCAAAGGACGCTATTCAGCCTCACCAGACGACAAGTTCTTTCGGTATGTTGCCAAATTGTACTCCCAGAACCATCCCCAAATGGGCCAAGGCGTGAACTGTCGGGAGCGTTTTGAGGATGGCATCACCAATGGAGCTAATTGGTACGATGTTCCCGGAGGAATGCAAGACTTCAACTACCTCCATTCGAATGCTTTCGAAATCACCCTTGAACTGACTTGCTGCAAGCATATTCCCGCTTCAGAACTGGCCAAG GGCTGGTCTGATAACAAAGAGTCCATGTTAAAATACATGGAAGCCACTCATCTTGGAGTGAAGGGGATGGTTTTGGACGGACAAACCAATATCCCCGTCCCAAATGCTCAG GTTCATGTTGAAGGTATCAATCATCCAGTGACCACAACGAATAAAGGCGAATATTGGCGTCTCCTTGCCCCTGGAACCTACCGCTTGTTCGCCACGGCCCCCGGATATCTTCAGTCGTTGCCAGTGAGCGTCAACGTTTTGGAAGCCTCACCTCCCCAAGCTCTGATTAGCCAttttaatttgatcaaatccaaaaagtaG